One Drosophila willistoni isolate 14030-0811.24 chromosome 2R unlocalized genomic scaffold, UCI_dwil_1.1 Seg167, whole genome shotgun sequence DNA segment encodes these proteins:
- the LOC6643985 gene encoding transcription factor MafB — protein sequence MKMEDPTIADTYVQDFDLHHLEVSAGNNQSALAAAATAAAAVSVPPIGHVKREDHSPPQPVAVKWIHGEASAPTDEPNGPEAAAPESMPGGAVVEVAASPHIKLRSFSGHHQWHMDERRLQPLSPPPEQYGPMPGQAILVNTSSSSAAAPGVPSGVPSTPPETPPVVGSPTGSGSCPAQTYAHHYAHARTPASSSSGASSAAAAAAAAAAPPVVNPGLSHEMMWLTNSIRADQQPLDLRPLAYSQEEADEWDRQRDYAALQAAAVHHHHHGQPLMQNHHYGHPHSHPHGHPHPHPQVLMQQAKHPTSHLHNLELTPINMHSQAQTYASETHMTCGSQIPSIGSSSGGSVGGGGSAGGGNSCVLTRSALQPLRPLSACSSRSSTNSPRTCSGAYSNATLEDCINDDMLTTLTVRELNKRLHGCPREEVVRLKQKRRTLKNRGYAQNCRSKRLHQRHELEKANRQLNQDLHRLKVEYSRVCQERDALMQRLQRGAGAAAAAAAAAAAAAGDSQSSPEFYL from the coding sequence ATGAAAATGGAAGATCCCACCATAGCTGACACATATGTGCAGGACTTTGATCTGCACCACCTGGAGGTGAGCGCTGGCAACAATCAGTCGGCATTAGCAGCAGCggcgacagcagcagcagcggtaAGTGTTCCTCCCATTGGCCATGTGAAGCGTGAAGATCACAGTCCACCACAGCCGGTGGCTGTCAAATGGATACATGGCGAGGCATCGGCCCCAACCGACGAGCCAAACGGTCCAGAGGCGGCGGCACCTGAATCCATGCCTGGCGGAGCAGTTGTAGAGGTCGCCGCATCGCCTCATATTAAGCTGCGCTCGTTTTCCGGCCACCATCAATGGCACATGGATGAGAGGAGATTGCAACCGTTATCACCGCCACCCGAACAATATGGTCCCATGCCGGGACAAGCCATTTTGGTCAATACATCGTCTTCCTCAGCAGCTGCTCCTGGTGTGCCCAGTGGCGTGCCCTCCACTCCGCCAGAGACGCCGCCCGTGGTAGGCTCTCCCACCGGTAGCGGCAGTTGTCCAGCCCAGACCTATGCCCATCATTATGCACATGCCCGGACACCTGCCTCATCGTCATCGGGagcttcatcagcggcggcggcagcagcagcagctgcagcaccGCCCGTCGTCAATCCCGGACTTAGTCATGAGATGATGTGGCTGACCAATTCCATACGTGCCGACCAACAGCCTTTGGATCTGCGGCCGTTGGCATATTCTCAGGAGGAGGCGGACGAATGGGATAGGCAGAGAGATTATGCCGCCTTGCAGGCTGCCGCtgttcatcatcatcatcatggtcAACCGCTAATGCAGAATCATCATTACGGACATCCGCACTCACATCCCCATGGCCATCCACATCCGCATCCGCAGGTGCTAATGCAGCAGGCCAAACATCCGACCTCTCATTTGCATAATCTCGAGCTCACTCCCATCAATATGCACTCGCAAGCACAGACCTACGCCTCGGAAACCCATATGACATGTGGCTCTCAGATCCCCAGcattggcagcagcagcggcggcagcgtTGGCGGCGGAGGCAGCGCCGGTGGCGGCAATAGCTGTGTCCTCACCCGTTCAGCCCTCCAACCATTACGTCCCCTGTCGGCGTGCTCTTCACGTTCCTCCACCAACTCACCGCGAACATGCTCCGGAGCCTACAGCAATGCAACGCTGGAGGATTGCATCAACGATGACATGCTGACCACTCTAACGGTTCGGGAACTCAATAAGCGACTCCATGGTTGTCCGCGCGAGGAGGTTGTGCGACTGAAACAAAAGCGTCGCACTCTCAAGAATCGTGGCTATGCCCAGAATTGTCGCTCCAAGCGTCTGCATCAACGCCACGAACTGGAGAAGGCCAATCGTCAGCTGAATCAGGATTTGCATCGCCTCAAGGTGGAATACTCACGTGTCTGTCAGGAGAGAGATGCCCTCATGCAGCGCCTCCAGAGAGGAGCGGGTGCAGCtgcagcggcagcggcggcggcagcagcagcagcgggagATAGCCAGAGTTCGCCGGAATTCTATCTCTGA